One Candidatus Limnocylindrales bacterium genomic window carries:
- a CDS encoding 50S ribosomal protein L25, producing MRSIELNVSRRDNAEKTKTLRRSGALPGVCYGAGSGTVSVKVDAHEFSRSGLSGRGAHLIRFRSSEGALDQRLALIHEIQTHPVTGKPLHVDFLRIDENKPVTTRVALAFVGKAKGIIDGGILQPIVREIDVRALPANLPEQVDVDVTPLGVHDSLHVADLVMPAGVEAVFTENFTIVTVAAPTVEAAPTPAEGTEAAAAPAAEAAAAAS from the coding sequence ATGCGAAGCATCGAGCTCAATGTCAGTCGTCGCGATAACGCCGAGAAGACCAAGACCCTTCGCCGTAGCGGCGCGCTGCCCGGCGTTTGCTACGGTGCCGGATCGGGAACCGTCAGCGTCAAGGTGGACGCGCACGAGTTCTCGCGCAGCGGGCTGAGCGGCCGCGGCGCGCACCTCATCCGCTTCCGCAGCAGCGAAGGGGCGCTCGATCAGCGCCTGGCGTTGATCCACGAGATCCAGACGCATCCGGTGACGGGCAAGCCGCTGCACGTGGACTTCCTGCGCATCGACGAGAACAAGCCGGTCACGACGCGCGTGGCCCTGGCTTTCGTCGGCAAGGCCAAGGGCATCATCGACGGCGGGATCCTGCAGCCGATCGTGCGCGAGATCGACGTTCGGGCGCTGCCGGCCAACCTTCCCGAGCAGGTCGACGTGGACGTGACGCCGCTCGGCGTCCACGACTCTCTGCACGTGGCGGACCTGGTGATGCCGGCCGGCGTGGAGGCGGTGTTCACCGAGAACTTCACGATCGTCACGGTTGCTGCGCCGACGGTGGAGGCTGCGCCGACGCCGGCGGAGGGCACCGAAGCTGCCGCGGCCCCGGCTGCGGAGGCTGCAGCCGCCGCGAGCTGA
- the pth gene encoding aminoacyl-tRNA hydrolase, translating into MPEADPAKLCVVGLGNPGEEYVGTRHNVGFEVVDVLAARFDTHIRRPEFGALTAVLSICRSEVFVMKPQTYMNRSGRSAAEALQALALRPDRLLAVYDDLDLPLGRLRIRQGGSTGGHRGVASLVAELGSEDFARLRVGIGRPPAGVATIDHVLSRFTAAESEAAARAVAMAADAIESIVRTGIRAAMEIFNRAPVPPQLAAS; encoded by the coding sequence GTGCCGGAAGCCGACCCGGCGAAGCTGTGCGTCGTTGGACTCGGCAATCCGGGAGAGGAATACGTCGGCACGCGGCACAACGTCGGCTTCGAAGTCGTCGACGTTCTGGCTGCCAGATTTGACACCCACATCCGGCGTCCCGAGTTCGGGGCGCTGACGGCAGTGCTGAGCATCTGCCGTTCCGAGGTGTTCGTGATGAAGCCCCAGACCTACATGAACCGGAGCGGCCGCAGTGCGGCCGAAGCGCTGCAGGCCCTCGCTCTGCGGCCGGACCGCCTTCTGGCCGTCTACGACGACCTGGACCTGCCGCTCGGCCGCCTGCGCATCCGCCAGGGCGGCAGCACGGGCGGACATCGGGGCGTGGCCTCGCTGGTGGCCGAGCTCGGCAGCGAGGACTTCGCGCGACTGCGGGTGGGCATCGGACGCCCGCCCGCCGGCGTCGCCACGATCGATCACGTCCTGTCGCGATTCACGGCAGCGGAGAGCGAGGCTGCCGCCAGGGCTGTGGCAATGGCCGCCGACGCCATCGAATCGATCGTGCGCACCGGAATTCGCGCAGCGATGGAGATCTTCAACCGCGCGCCCGTTCCGCCGCAGCTGGCCGCCTCCTGA
- a CDS encoding sodium/proton-translocating pyrophosphatase: MLTLLLYLTPLAGILALFWNARALSVLREEPAGDSSLQTAAEALADADRSNVAALRGRAAISAAAFFVICLVFIGLDDAFAYALGALLTVVAGERASTAARCGAARAAEAARGVGSDAATRIAAAAGSAAAVSTVAISLVAIAVLHWFFGHPSDVAVLAAFALGAAVMAASAIAPVRATGDAPGSMIATGLSAAPSAWSAAAAGFAGYSSAIVIAVVLAATSTPKELYGLASGLSEPLVLQAQLMSYPVVLAMLGLMVAVACRPLLGAAASGSRRTGALAASVFALVSLLLTAATDIAFSVWCALVVGMAGGVAVGQVRAATSDAAVGRGMPGGWLSLLALAVLVLGCHALAGAYGIAMAALGTMVTAGTTLAFLVSRGVATRAEGILVAADAGEDARRSAAQAAAACPRVHAGLASASAVVTAVAFFLAFQRSAAGAPGRGGSLRVLLDDPHVLAGALAGAAIVSAASGRLGQAPSLATAALMTAVLVIALAIGSEAAAGMLVGSLVAGAVLVLTNRAAEDVAEPAQARSPESGCAGAVMDLMVPMMSMIALVIAPLLAR; the protein is encoded by the coding sequence ATGCTGACTCTGCTCCTCTATCTGACGCCGCTGGCGGGCATCCTTGCGCTGTTCTGGAACGCGAGGGCGCTGTCGGTGCTGCGCGAGGAGCCGGCGGGCGATTCTTCATTGCAGACCGCGGCCGAGGCCCTCGCGGACGCCGACCGGTCGAACGTGGCGGCGTTGCGCGGTCGCGCCGCGATAAGCGCGGCCGCGTTCTTCGTGATCTGTCTTGTCTTCATCGGCCTCGACGATGCCTTTGCCTATGCGCTCGGCGCGCTGCTGACCGTCGTGGCCGGTGAGCGTGCCAGCACCGCCGCCCGATGTGGCGCGGCGCGAGCGGCCGAAGCGGCTCGCGGGGTCGGCAGCGACGCGGCCACGCGCATCGCAGCAGCAGCGGGCTCGGCGGCGGCCGTCTCGACGGTGGCGATCTCGCTCGTCGCCATCGCCGTGCTCCACTGGTTCTTCGGACATCCCTCGGATGTCGCGGTGCTCGCAGCCTTCGCCCTGGGGGCAGCGGTGATGGCGGCCTCCGCGATCGCGCCCGTCCGGGCGACGGGCGATGCGCCCGGCTCGATGATCGCGACGGGTCTTTCGGCAGCGCCGTCGGCCTGGAGCGCAGCGGCCGCCGGATTTGCCGGCTACTCGTCGGCGATCGTCATTGCCGTCGTGCTGGCGGCAACGAGCACGCCCAAAGAGCTTTACGGGCTCGCCAGCGGGCTTTCCGAGCCACTGGTGCTGCAGGCGCAGCTGATGAGCTATCCCGTCGTGCTGGCGATGCTGGGCCTGATGGTAGCGGTCGCTTGCAGGCCGTTGCTCGGCGCCGCGGCGTCGGGCTCGCGCAGAACCGGCGCATTGGCGGCATCGGTATTCGCGCTCGTCTCGCTGCTGCTGACGGCGGCCACCGACATCGCCTTTTCGGTGTGGTGTGCTCTCGTCGTGGGCATGGCCGGCGGCGTTGCCGTTGGCCAGGTTCGCGCTGCGACTTCGGATGCGGCGGTCGGCCGGGGCATGCCTGGGGGCTGGCTGTCGCTGCTGGCGTTGGCGGTTCTCGTGCTGGGCTGTCACGCGCTGGCCGGCGCCTACGGCATCGCGATGGCCGCGCTCGGCACCATGGTCACTGCCGGCACGACACTGGCTTTTTTGGTAAGCCGCGGCGTTGCGACCCGTGCCGAAGGCATCCTCGTCGCCGCCGATGCCGGAGAAGACGCGCGCCGCAGCGCTGCGCAGGCCGCCGCAGCTTGCCCGCGCGTCCACGCTGGCCTTGCCTCCGCCTCGGCCGTCGTCACGGCGGTGGCATTTTTCCTCGCCTTCCAGCGCTCGGCCGCAGGCGCGCCAGGCCGCGGCGGCTCGCTGCGCGTGCTGCTCGATGACCCGCATGTACTGGCGGGCGCGCTGGCAGGCGCTGCCATCGTCAGTGCAGCCTCGGGCCGGCTCGGTCAGGCGCCTTCGCTGGCAACGGCGGCACTGATGACGGCGGTGCTCGTCATCGCCCTGGCCATTGGCAGCGAGGCGGCGGCAGGGATGCTGGTCGGCTCATTGGTCGCAGGCGCCGTGCTGGTGCTGACGAACCGAGCCGCCGAAGATGTCGCCGAACCGGCGCAGGCGCGGTCGCCGGAGAGCGGCTGTGCAGGCGCCGTGATGGATCTGATGGTTCCCATGATGTCGATGATCGCGCTCGTGATCGCGCCGCTCCTGGCGCGGTGA
- the rpsF gene encoding 30S ribosomal protein S6, with amino-acid sequence MRPYETLVVLNSGLGEETGKLVSRFETIIRNGGGTLDASRDWGVRDLAYPIHKNAQGRYFLLEYQAEPPVVKELERNLRIIEGVLRFVSVQQEHTGLPEPRVQRDYGDRRDVPLHEMRAGLDETEPVADEDVAVAAEDEGAAGAAEE; translated from the coding sequence ATGCGTCCGTACGAAACATTGGTCGTGTTGAACTCCGGTCTCGGTGAAGAGACCGGAAAGCTGGTCTCGCGGTTCGAGACCATCATCCGAAACGGAGGGGGTACCCTCGACGCGAGTCGCGACTGGGGGGTGCGCGACCTGGCGTATCCGATTCACAAGAACGCGCAGGGCAGATACTTTCTGTTGGAGTATCAGGCCGAGCCGCCGGTGGTGAAGGAGCTCGAGCGCAACCTTCGCATCATCGAGGGCGTCCTGCGGTTCGTCAGCGTCCAGCAGGAGCACACCGGCCTGCCCGAGCCTCGAGTCCAGCGCGACTACGGCGACCGGCGCGACGTACCGTTGCACGAGATGCGCGCCGGCCTGGATGAGACCGAGCCGGTCGCCGACGAGGACGTCGCAGTGGCCGCCGAAGACGAAGGCGCCGCCGGCGCCGCAGAGGAATGA
- the rplI gene encoding 50S ribosomal protein L9, translated as MEVILREDVPELGIIGDVVKVRPGYARNYLLPRGMAVVADRRSLAQLEHQKKLIEIKKQRERGTYERLAGSLKGLKVEIEARAGRGGKLFGSVTNQDVHRLLVEKGFEIDRRRIELREPIKEIGEFPVPVRVGQDISATITVVVRPLGGMLEGGAEEESAAPAATEPAVQSEQG; from the coding sequence ATGGAAGTGATTCTGCGCGAAGACGTGCCCGAGCTGGGCATCATCGGCGACGTCGTCAAGGTCCGCCCCGGTTATGCGCGTAACTACCTGCTCCCTCGCGGGATGGCGGTCGTGGCCGATCGCCGCAGCCTGGCTCAGCTCGAGCATCAGAAGAAGCTGATCGAGATCAAGAAGCAGCGCGAGCGTGGAACCTACGAGCGGCTCGCCGGCTCCCTCAAGGGCCTCAAGGTCGAGATCGAGGCACGTGCGGGGCGCGGCGGTAAGCTGTTCGGCTCGGTGACGAACCAGGACGTCCATCGCCTGCTGGTCGAAAAGGGCTTCGAGATCGACCGGCGACGCATCGAGCTGCGCGAGCCGATCAAGGAGATCGGCGAATTCCCCGTGCCGGTCCGCGTGGGCCAGGACATTTCCGCGACGATCACGGTGGTCGTACGGCCGCTCGGCGGCATGCTCGAAGGAGGGGCGGAGGAGGAGAGCGCGGCGCCGGCGGCGACCGAGCCGGCGGTGCAGTCGGAGCAAGGCTGA
- a CDS encoding DUF1329 domain-containing protein: MRARALCIAIMLALGAARGAVADVTPGEIIEKSNSTKVTELVSPGVLWAVNNGMDLTIVPYEKIPLPSAYQQATEKYSAQCSLDDRNVLNNWVAGRPFPVVDPDDPKAAPKIMYNFQDTHYFTDDLNLHLVDADTGSLYVDAKGNRHYQVERHFVADWLRVLQYTGRIHHPPAPVLTPNNDQTFRKSGLYPLIEPFDLKGVGGISYRYLDLVRQDDTWLYLPFVRRVRRMSSAQRSDALFGQDIDVDSYGGYAGQIPWFDWKFIGEKPMLASLHGVRLPPEPCKKDGGMTFCENWEKRPSVYIIEGTPKVSNYAYSKRVIYVDKETYFIIYSDLYDHAGQLWKVVMQSIRTSKRPNPKVAYEYDEPRMFIYAFSVIDMQLMHGTRAAIPGIAFQDEPGWYIDVGFDKPQSAGEDWFTIAGLIAGGR; the protein is encoded by the coding sequence GTGCGAGCACGCGCACTCTGCATCGCGATCATGCTCGCCTTGGGTGCGGCGCGCGGCGCCGTTGCCGACGTCACACCCGGCGAGATCATCGAGAAGTCCAACTCCACCAAGGTGACCGAGCTGGTGTCACCGGGCGTGCTGTGGGCGGTCAACAACGGCATGGATCTGACGATCGTGCCGTACGAGAAGATCCCGCTCCCGTCCGCGTATCAGCAGGCCACGGAGAAGTACTCGGCGCAGTGCTCCCTGGATGATCGCAACGTCCTGAACAATTGGGTGGCGGGGCGTCCCTTTCCCGTCGTCGATCCCGACGACCCGAAGGCGGCGCCCAAGATCATGTACAATTTTCAGGACACGCATTACTTCACCGACGATCTCAACCTCCATCTCGTCGACGCCGACACCGGCTCGCTCTACGTCGACGCCAAGGGCAACCGGCATTACCAGGTCGAGCGTCATTTCGTCGCGGACTGGCTGCGCGTGCTGCAGTACACGGGTCGCATCCACCATCCGCCGGCGCCGGTGCTGACGCCGAACAACGATCAGACCTTCCGCAAGTCGGGCCTGTATCCGCTGATCGAGCCTTTCGACCTCAAGGGCGTCGGCGGCATCAGCTACCGGTATCTGGACCTGGTGCGCCAGGATGACACGTGGCTGTATCTGCCGTTCGTGCGGCGCGTGCGGCGCATGTCGAGCGCGCAGCGAAGCGACGCGCTGTTCGGCCAGGACATCGACGTCGACAGCTACGGCGGCTATGCCGGCCAGATCCCGTGGTTCGACTGGAAGTTCATCGGCGAGAAGCCGATGCTCGCCTCCCTCCACGGCGTGCGCCTGCCTCCCGAGCCGTGCAAGAAGGACGGCGGCATGACGTTCTGCGAGAACTGGGAAAAGCGCCCGAGCGTCTACATCATCGAAGGCACGCCGAAGGTCTCCAACTACGCCTACTCCAAGCGCGTCATCTACGTCGACAAGGAAACCTACTTCATCATCTATTCGGACCTCTACGACCACGCAGGTCAGCTCTGGAAGGTCGTGATGCAGAGCATCCGCACATCCAAGCGTCCCAACCCGAAGGTCGCCTACGAGTACGACGAGCCGCGCATGTTCATCTACGCCTTCAGCGTCATCGACATGCAGCTCATGCACGGCACCCGCGCCGCCATTCCCGGCATCGCGTTCCAGGACGAGCCGGGCTGGTACATCGACGTCGGCTTCGACAAGCCGCAGTCGGCAGGTGAAGATTGGTTCACCATTGCCGGCCTCATCGCCGGCGGCCGCTAG
- a CDS encoding AI-2E family transporter, with protein sequence MTRDTFSTAFLLVALVGLGLLMIRLLAPYATPIGWACVLAAVFHPAYRMILRAMPRNPGAAAAITTALVFLLAVVPGLVLSGVVAREAVSGYQNLAAFVSANRVQLLDDVSNHWMIAPAWDWAQERLAGEEMDPTSFMLSGIRWLSQFVAAHAGEVAANVLAFFVGIGILMFTLFFFFRDGAAMLEYLEESLPMAPADKRKIFDRLQTTLLAVVQGLAATALVQAVLMFIGLWAAGVPFALLLSVATFLLAFLPVGGAALVWIPVVIGLFIAGDYVRGFIFLAWSGLVISSVDNFLRPLLIGGQAKLPTLLLFFGILGGINLFGLLGLFAGPAVLAAAMSVVTIYRERMLSLREREVIVEVE encoded by the coding sequence ATGACGCGGGATACGTTCTCAACCGCCTTCCTGCTGGTGGCGCTGGTGGGGCTGGGCCTGCTGATGATCCGTCTTCTGGCGCCCTATGCCACGCCGATCGGCTGGGCTTGCGTTCTGGCAGCGGTCTTCCATCCCGCCTACCGGATGATACTGCGGGCGATGCCGCGCAACCCGGGCGCCGCCGCCGCCATCACCACCGCCCTCGTCTTCCTGCTGGCCGTGGTGCCGGGGCTGGTGCTGTCGGGCGTCGTGGCCCGCGAGGCGGTATCCGGCTACCAGAACCTGGCAGCGTTCGTTTCCGCCAACCGTGTCCAGCTTCTCGACGACGTCAGCAACCACTGGATGATCGCGCCGGCGTGGGATTGGGCGCAGGAGCGGCTCGCCGGCGAAGAGATGGACCCGACCTCGTTCATGCTGTCCGGCATCCGCTGGCTGTCGCAGTTCGTCGCTGCCCATGCCGGCGAGGTCGCCGCCAACGTCCTGGCCTTCTTCGTCGGCATCGGCATCCTGATGTTCACGCTCTTCTTCTTCTTCCGCGACGGCGCCGCGATGCTCGAATACCTCGAGGAATCGCTGCCGATGGCGCCGGCCGACAAGCGCAAGATCTTCGACCGGTTGCAGACGACGCTGCTCGCGGTGGTCCAAGGCCTCGCCGCAACGGCGCTCGTGCAGGCCGTTCTCATGTTCATCGGATTGTGGGCGGCCGGGGTGCCATTTGCGCTGCTGCTGTCGGTGGCGACCTTCCTCCTCGCGTTCCTGCCCGTGGGCGGCGCCGCACTGGTCTGGATCCCGGTCGTCATCGGCCTGTTCATTGCCGGCGACTACGTGCGGGGCTTCATCTTCTTGGCCTGGTCGGGCCTGGTCATCTCCTCGGTCGACAACTTCCTGCGTCCGCTCCTGATCGGCGGCCAGGCCAAGCTCCCCACCCTGCTCCTGTTCTTCGGCATCCTCGGCGGCATCAACCTCTTCGGCCTCCTCGGCCTCTTCGCCGGCCCGGCCGTCCTGGCCGCGGCGATGTCGGTCGTCACCATCTACCGCGAACGCATGCTCTCGCTGCGAGAACGCGAAGTCATCGTCGAAGTGGAATAG
- the thrS gene encoding threonine--tRNA ligase, translated as MPQEITVTLPGGGIRRVPAGTTAAQALGDDLPRGAIGALVDEKPRDLFAPLHNDCSVAPILPDSPQGLDLLRHSTAHLLAHAVKRLYPQAQVTIGPVIEDGFFYDFQYDPGFTPEDLEKIEAEMAKIVAENLQVSREELPRDEASAYFRSIGEQFKAEIIRDLDDAVVGLYRQGEFVDLCRGPHVPSTGRLGAFKLLSVAGAYWRGNENNPMLQRIYGTAWPDRKALKEHLQRLEEAKRRDHRKLGKQLGLFSFHKEAPASPFFHPDGATVYNLLVDYVRAQYRRYDYREVITPQVLDVDLWHRSGHYDNYRENMYFTEVEERQFAVKPMNCPTHCLMYSEDLHSYRDLPIRFADFGRLHRFERSGVTQGLTRVRTFCQDDAHIFCAPEQISDEIRSVIRMIADAYRVFGFTETRVYLSTRPEKSIGSDDMWNLAEATLKEVLQSEGVDYQLNAGDGAFYGPKIDFCVLDAVRREWQLSTIQLDFSLPERFELRYVSSAGTEQRPVMIHRAMLGSLERFLGILIEHTAGALPLWLAPVQVQLVTVTDNQNEYAEALAQRLRDEGFRARADVRNEKLGFKIREAQTRKIPVVGVVGDKEVAGQSVAPRLRGGEQVPAMSLDAFVGWLRERSHPGNGGVP; from the coding sequence ATGCCACAAGAAATCACCGTCACCCTGCCGGGCGGCGGCATTCGTAGAGTTCCGGCGGGCACCACCGCCGCGCAGGCTCTCGGCGACGACCTTCCTCGAGGCGCCATCGGAGCCCTCGTCGACGAAAAGCCGCGCGACCTGTTCGCTCCGCTCCACAACGACTGCAGCGTCGCGCCCATCCTTCCCGATTCTCCGCAGGGGCTCGATCTTCTACGCCATTCGACGGCTCATCTGCTCGCGCACGCCGTCAAGCGCCTGTACCCACAGGCCCAGGTCACCATCGGCCCCGTCATCGAGGACGGCTTTTTCTACGACTTCCAGTACGACCCGGGCTTCACGCCCGAGGACCTCGAAAAGATCGAGGCCGAGATGGCAAAAATCGTCGCGGAAAACCTCCAGGTTTCGCGCGAGGAGCTTCCCCGCGACGAGGCCAGCGCGTACTTCCGGTCCATCGGCGAGCAGTTCAAGGCCGAGATCATCCGCGATCTCGACGATGCCGTGGTCGGCCTCTATCGCCAGGGCGAGTTCGTCGATCTGTGCCGCGGCCCGCACGTCCCGAGCACCGGGCGGCTGGGCGCCTTCAAGCTGCTCAGCGTGGCGGGGGCGTACTGGCGCGGCAACGAGAACAACCCGATGCTCCAGCGCATCTACGGTACGGCCTGGCCGGACAGGAAGGCGCTGAAGGAGCACCTCCAGCGACTGGAAGAAGCCAAGCGGCGCGATCATCGCAAGCTCGGCAAGCAGCTCGGCCTGTTCAGCTTCCACAAGGAAGCCCCGGCCAGCCCCTTCTTCCATCCCGACGGCGCCACCGTCTACAACCTGCTCGTCGACTACGTGCGCGCGCAGTACCGGCGCTACGATTACCGCGAGGTCATCACGCCGCAGGTGCTCGATGTCGACCTGTGGCATCGCTCCGGCCACTACGACAACTATCGGGAGAACATGTACTTCACCGAGGTCGAGGAGCGCCAGTTCGCGGTCAAGCCGATGAACTGCCCCACGCACTGCCTGATGTACTCGGAGGACCTCCACTCCTACCGTGACCTTCCGATCCGCTTCGCCGACTTCGGACGTCTGCATCGGTTCGAGCGCTCGGGCGTCACCCAGGGCCTGACGCGCGTCCGCACGTTCTGTCAGGACGACGCGCACATCTTCTGCGCGCCCGAGCAGATTTCCGACGAGATCCGCTCGGTCATCCGAATGATCGCCGACGCCTACCGTGTCTTCGGCTTCACCGAGACGCGCGTGTACCTGTCGACCCGTCCTGAGAAGTCGATCGGATCCGACGATATGTGGAACCTTGCCGAAGCGACGCTGAAGGAAGTCCTTCAGAGTGAAGGCGTGGATTACCAGCTCAATGCCGGTGACGGCGCGTTCTACGGTCCGAAAATCGACTTCTGCGTCCTCGATGCCGTCCGCCGCGAGTGGCAGCTGAGCACGATCCAGCTCGACTTCTCGCTGCCCGAGCGCTTCGAGCTGCGCTATGTCAGCTCGGCCGGCACCGAGCAGCGGCCGGTCATGATCCATCGCGCGATGCTCGGCTCGCTCGAGCGCTTCCTCGGCATCCTGATCGAGCACACCGCTGGCGCGCTGCCGCTTTGGCTTGCGCCGGTGCAGGTGCAGCTGGTCACGGTGACCGACAATCAGAACGAGTACGCCGAAGCATTGGCGCAGCGGCTGCGGGATGAGGGCTTCCGCGCCCGCGCCGACGTTCGCAACGAGAAGCTCGGCTTCAAGATTCGAGAGGCTCAGACTCGCAAGATCCCGGTGGTCGGGGTCGTGGGAGACAAGGAAGTGGCGGGTCAGAGCGTCGCGCCCAGGCTTCGTGGGGGGGAGCAGGTACCTGCGATGAGCCTGGACGCATTCGTCGGCTGGCTGCGAGAGCGCAGTCATCCCGGCAACGGAGGTGTACCATAG
- the infC gene encoding translation initiation factor IF-3, with protein sequence MAKAQDFRINSEIRAREVRVIDSNGDQLGIMTLNDARAIAEGKSMDLVEVAGTAQPPVVRIMDFHKFRYEQRKKVQESRKKSTSPAQQMKEVKLRSRTEAHDIEFKTSHIRRFLAAGHRVKITVFFKGREISRPDMGKAMLLKVLGTITDVAAAEGEPRLEGRNMSVVVVPTKQKPEKPEKSAAKPPKPAEGEHNAEG encoded by the coding sequence ATAGCCAAGGCACAGGATTTTCGCATCAATAGCGAGATACGCGCCCGCGAAGTGCGCGTGATCGACAGCAACGGCGACCAGCTCGGCATCATGACTCTGAACGATGCGCGCGCGATCGCCGAAGGGAAATCGATGGATCTCGTCGAGGTCGCCGGCACCGCCCAGCCGCCGGTCGTGCGGATCATGGACTTCCACAAGTTCCGCTACGAGCAGCGCAAGAAGGTGCAGGAGTCGCGCAAGAAGAGCACGTCTCCGGCGCAGCAGATGAAGGAGGTCAAGCTCCGTTCGCGGACCGAGGCCCACGACATCGAGTTCAAGACGAGCCACATCCGGCGCTTCCTGGCCGCAGGGCATCGGGTGAAGATCACGGTCTTCTTCAAAGGCCGGGAGATCAGCCGGCCCGACATGGGCAAGGCGATGCTCCTGAAGGTGTTGGGCACGATCACCGATGTGGCCGCCGCCGAAGGCGAGCCGCGGCTGGAAGGCCGAAACATGTCGGTGGTGGTCGTGCCGACCAAGCAGAAGCCGGAGAAGCCGGAGAAGTCGGCGGCCAAGCCGCCCAAGCCGGCAGAGGGAGAACACAATGCCGAAGGTTAA
- the rpmI gene encoding 50S ribosomal protein L35, with protein MPKVKTKRGAAKRFSVTGSGRIKRGRAYHRHQLSCKTRKQKRRLRTATMVADVDVKAIKRILPND; from the coding sequence ATGCCGAAGGTTAAGACGAAGAGAGGAGCCGCCAAGCGCTTCTCGGTGACGGGGAGCGGGCGGATCAAGCGCGGGCGCGCATACCACCGCCATCAGCTCTCCTGCAAGACGCGGAAGCAGAAGAGGCGCCTGCGCACGGCCACGATGGTGGCCGACGTGGACGTCAAGGCGATCAAGCGCATCCTGCCCAACGACTGA
- the rplT gene encoding 50S ribosomal protein L20, whose translation MPRVTRGTKGHRRHKKILKIAKGYVGGRKLYRQGRETVEKGLTYAYRDRKVRKRDFRRLWIVRINAAARDEGLSYALFMHGLKQAGVEIDRKALAEMAVNERAAFSELVALAKSKLAA comes from the coding sequence ATGCCAAGAGTCACACGTGGCACCAAGGGCCACCGCCGCCACAAGAAGATCCTGAAGATCGCCAAGGGCTACGTCGGAGGGCGCAAGCTCTATCGGCAGGGCCGCGAGACCGTCGAGAAGGGCCTGACCTACGCCTACCGCGACCGCAAGGTCCGCAAGCGCGACTTCCGCCGCCTGTGGATCGTGCGCATCAACGCGGCTGCACGCGACGAGGGCCTCAGCTACGCCCTGTTCATGCACGGCCTCAAGCAGGCCGGCGTCGAGATCGATCGCAAGGCGCTCGCCGAGATGGCGGTCAACGAGCGCGCGGCGTTCTCGGAGCTCGTGGCGTTGGCGAAATCCAAGCTGGCGGCCTGA
- the pheS gene encoding phenylalanine--tRNA ligase subunit alpha, with protein MSEQEPESIAAEALDRIRASAEASALEAVRVEFLGKKGRLTGALRALGKLPPQERPVFGQRVNAAKESLEAAIAAREADLRALARQAALESEFVDVTLPGFGAPLGSIHPLSRTLREICDILGGLGFEIAEGPEVEDDYHNFEALNIPPDHPARDMHDTFFVRGGGVMRTHTSPVQIRVMKSRKPPIRIIAPGAAYRIDDDATHSPMFHQVEALMVDRGITFAHLKGVLTAFVQQYFERDLPVRLRPSFFPFTEPSAEVDIGCVVCGRDGSDCRVCKGTGWLEVLGAGMVDPVLFRHVGYDAEELTGFAFGLGVERVAMLKYRIDDIRLFYNGDLRFLRQF; from the coding sequence ATTTCCGAACAGGAGCCAGAGAGCATCGCGGCCGAAGCGCTCGATCGGATCCGAGCGAGCGCCGAGGCCTCCGCGCTCGAGGCCGTCAGAGTCGAGTTCCTCGGCAAGAAGGGGCGTCTGACCGGTGCCCTGCGCGCGCTGGGCAAGCTGCCGCCGCAGGAGCGGCCGGTATTCGGACAGCGGGTCAACGCCGCCAAGGAATCGCTCGAGGCCGCCATTGCCGCGCGCGAAGCCGACCTTCGCGCGCTGGCGCGGCAGGCGGCGCTCGAGTCGGAGTTCGTCGATGTCACGCTGCCCGGGTTTGGAGCGCCCCTCGGCAGCATCCACCCGCTGTCGCGCACGTTGCGCGAGATTTGCGACATCCTCGGCGGCCTCGGCTTCGAAATCGCCGAAGGCCCGGAGGTCGAGGACGACTACCACAACTTCGAGGCGCTCAACATTCCGCCCGACCATCCCGCCCGCGACATGCACGACACCTTCTTCGTGCGGGGCGGCGGGGTGATGCGCACGCACACGTCGCCGGTGCAGATTCGCGTCATGAAATCGCGCAAGCCGCCGATCCGAATCATCGCGCCCGGCGCCGCCTACCGCATCGACGACGACGCGACGCATTCGCCGATGTTCCATCAGGTGGAGGCCCTGATGGTGGACCGCGGCATCACGTTCGCTCACCTCAAGGGCGTGCTGACGGCGTTCGTGCAGCAGTACTTCGAGCGCGATCTGCCGGTGCGACTGCGACCGAGCTTCTTCCCGTTCACCGAGCCGAGCGCCGAGGTCGACATCGGCTGCGTCGTCTGCGGCCGGGACGGCAGCGACTGCCGGGTGTGCAAGGGCACCGGCTGGTTGGAGGTCCTTGGCGCCGGCATGGTCGATCCTGTCCTGTTCCGGCACGTCGGGTACGACGCCGAAGAGCTGACCGGATTCGCGTTCGGCCTCGGCGTGGAACGCGTGGCGATGCTCAAATATCGCATCGACGACATCCGCCTCTTCTACAACGGCGACCTTCGGTTCCTGCGTCAGTTCTGA